A section of the Chryseobacterium scophthalmum genome encodes:
- a CDS encoding EamA family transporter: MKKKNILKGVLFVGFGASIYGMLATFVKMSYKDGFTTSEVTTAQFALGITGLLILNFIQTITSKKKLSSPSRKEFRMLVLAGTSLGCTSLFYYIAVQYIAVSIAIVLLMQSVWFSVVVESFITKKFPNAKKVVATLIVLLGTVLATNLINLEVKLDWHGVFWGLLAAASFTMTMFTSNTLATHLPVLRKSIIMLTGGSVIVLVFLFFAQIGPLYSEGLKSFYLNFTENTEHIRPFDYSIFWTYGFILALFGTIIPPILFNLGFPNTGLGLGSIISSLELPVSVTMAFVLLDEKVILIQWVGIILILMAIVLMNLPSKKEKILTEQLS, translated from the coding sequence ATGAAGAAGAAAAATATTTTAAAAGGAGTATTATTTGTCGGTTTTGGAGCGAGTATTTACGGAATGCTTGCTACATTCGTAAAAATGTCTTACAAAGATGGTTTTACAACTTCTGAAGTAACAACTGCTCAGTTTGCTTTAGGGATCACAGGTCTTTTGATCTTGAATTTTATTCAGACGATTACGTCAAAAAAGAAATTGTCATCACCAAGTCGTAAAGAATTCAGAATGTTGGTTTTGGCAGGTACTTCTTTAGGCTGCACCAGCTTATTTTATTATATAGCGGTACAATATATTGCTGTTTCTATTGCGATTGTATTATTGATGCAGTCGGTTTGGTTTAGTGTGGTGGTCGAAAGTTTTATTACCAAAAAGTTTCCCAATGCTAAAAAAGTGGTTGCAACACTAATTGTTTTGTTGGGAACTGTTTTAGCAACAAATCTAATTAATTTAGAGGTTAAACTTGATTGGCATGGTGTTTTTTGGGGATTATTGGCAGCAGCTTCATTTACGATGACGATGTTTACTTCCAATACTTTGGCGACACATTTACCGGTACTCAGAAAAAGTATCATTATGTTGACAGGTGGTTCTGTAATTGTTTTGGTATTCCTGTTTTTTGCACAGATCGGGCCTTTGTATTCTGAAGGTTTAAAATCTTTTTATTTAAATTTCACTGAAAATACAGAGCATATAAGACCATTTGATTACTCGATTTTCTGGACTTACGGATTTATTTTAGCATTATTCGGAACTATTATTCCACCAATCTTATTCAATCTAGGTTTCCCGAATACAGGTTTAGGATTGGGGAGTATTATTTCTTCACTCGAACTTCCGGTTTCTGTAACGATGGCATTTGTTCTTTTGGATGAAAAAGTTATTCTTATTCAATGGGTTGGAATTATTTTAATTCTAATGGCCATTGTTTTGATGAATTTACCTTCGAAAAAAGAGAAAATTCTTACTGAGCAGCTCTCTTAA
- a CDS encoding alpha/beta fold hydrolase, whose amino-acid sequence MKYFKNAAVVMLFSLASVSVFSQIKPLDAMLSNYQYPFEVHFKDLNSQKQNLKMVYMDVKPKKSNGKTIMLLHGKNFNGAYWEKTAKDLSDKGFRVIIPDQIGFGKSSKPQSYQFSFAQLASNTKAILDDLKIEKIIVLGHSMGGMVATRFTLMYPETVEKLILENPIGLEDYKALARYQTIDEAYQSELKNTAETYKNYQLKFYYDNKWKAEYQPWLDLIAGWTLHKDYPQVAWNAALTSDIIFNQPVVYEFKNIKTPTLLIIGTRDRTAIGKDRAPKEIQPTMGQYQELGKKTQQQIAGSKLVELENVGHLPHIEVYDKFWNALYDFIK is encoded by the coding sequence ATGAAATATTTTAAAAATGCTGCAGTTGTCATGTTGTTTTCATTAGCGTCTGTTTCTGTGTTTTCTCAAATAAAACCTTTAGATGCGATGCTTTCCAACTATCAATATCCTTTTGAAGTTCATTTTAAAGATTTAAATTCTCAAAAACAGAATCTAAAAATGGTGTATATGGATGTAAAACCAAAAAAGTCAAACGGGAAAACCATTATGTTGCTTCATGGGAAAAATTTTAACGGAGCGTATTGGGAAAAAACGGCAAAAGATCTTTCAGATAAAGGCTTCAGAGTGATCATTCCAGATCAGATTGGTTTTGGTAAATCTTCGAAACCTCAAAGCTACCAGTTTTCTTTTGCTCAGTTAGCAAGCAATACCAAAGCTATTTTAGATGATTTAAAAATCGAAAAAATTATTGTTCTAGGTCATTCAATGGGTGGAATGGTTGCGACAAGATTTACTTTAATGTATCCTGAAACTGTTGAAAAATTAATTCTCGAAAACCCAATCGGATTAGAAGATTATAAAGCTTTAGCAAGATATCAAACCATTGACGAAGCGTATCAGTCTGAATTGAAAAACACAGCAGAAACGTATAAAAATTATCAGCTTAAATTCTATTATGACAACAAATGGAAAGCAGAATATCAACCTTGGCTAGATCTCATTGCAGGTTGGACGTTGCATAAAGACTATCCTCAAGTTGCCTGGAATGCAGCATTGACAAGTGATATTATTTTTAATCAACCCGTTGTGTACGAATTTAAAAATATAAAAACTCCGACATTATTAATTATCGGTACAAGAGACAGAACTGCCATTGGAAAAGATCGTGCTCCAAAAGAAATCCAACCAACGATGGGGCAGTATCAGGAATTGGGAAAGAAAACGCAACAACAAATCGCCGGATCTAAATTAGTAGAACTTGAAAACGTAGGTCATCTTCCGCACATCGAAGTTTATGATAAATTCTGGAACGCTTTGTATGATTTTATAAAGTAG
- a CDS encoding fibronectin type III domain-containing protein, with protein sequence MRHYLFFFFFVVQLANAQALFPYLQNPAHNSMIVNWKTSSDNETTVLYGNSPTNLNVTVTGTTNIFSDTGYNNNYYYHTAKITNLQPNTKYYYKIKTGANESAVYNFRTLPLPGQPVTLDGKIRFLIMGDNQIKAEPRYDSLNYKAYKKLKEKFGLTSDPSDNIALTFMVGDQVDVGTLDHYENVHFKKNRKLSPYLPILTTVGNHETYGTLGMNSYYAHFNIDEIKYKNISSGNENYYAQQAGNVLFVSLSSEHTGSAQQTWLQQILTEANNDPTVDWIISLSHRPYQAEQYVGDISTWVRNNAVPLLAGSDKYLMHVGAHHHLYHRGQLKNTPNYQIISGGTAWDQYWGMSTEQDFDDVQKTLTDWTYQIIEVDVANGKVDIESYSIGGIYTQKDNVLIDSFHRYKNKPKPQKPTITNTFSAPITLPLTLNGSAFSSQANELLNTTQFLVSKAPDFSVIEKEFYRDYENWFGKDGNGNPDVTKNINAGIDITKATFAANSIPNGVYYVKTRYRDRNMEWSDWSDVKQFEITGSVVSNPNLILNKTEYLQNEAIIATYNDGPGNQQDWVGLYKKGQNPATTTSQGYVYTNGQTSGIATFANGLATKGQYFAGFFANNGYTEIAPRKEFYVGPKVVLQTTADAYAVGGTVVVNFSNGPNLTKDWIGIYKMGQVPGPTPAAKWSYVTTASGTLNFTGLPKGYYYAQYFLEDGYTTVGEKVFFKVGDIVTELWINKPVYTLGENITASWTDSPGIIKDWLGIYPQSISVPDDQFISYTYFDGLAQGTKAITGNVNGVPTAAGNYYMVMFTNDSYTEVSNRVQFQVTAGTLGTEETKNKTEKNVVIYPNPTKPGQPTFIKSDYPIEKIELLSATGQLLYKSENVQNQRFSLVNENLPKGVYFVKVHTRKLFTLKLIIE encoded by the coding sequence ATGAGGCATTATTTGTTTTTCTTTTTTTTCGTCGTCCAGCTTGCGAATGCTCAAGCTTTGTTTCCTTACTTGCAAAACCCGGCTCACAATTCTATGATCGTTAACTGGAAGACAAGTTCAGACAATGAAACTACGGTTCTTTATGGGAATTCTCCCACTAACCTTAATGTAACGGTAACAGGAACTACCAATATCTTTTCTGACACAGGTTACAATAACAATTACTATTACCACACCGCAAAAATTACAAATCTACAACCCAACACCAAGTATTATTACAAAATAAAAACGGGAGCTAATGAATCTGCAGTTTATAACTTCAGAACACTTCCTCTTCCGGGTCAACCTGTAACCCTTGATGGAAAAATAAGGTTTTTGATTATGGGAGACAACCAGATCAAAGCAGAACCGCGATATGATTCTTTGAATTATAAAGCTTATAAAAAATTAAAAGAGAAGTTCGGGCTTACTTCAGATCCTTCAGATAATATCGCCCTGACTTTTATGGTAGGAGATCAGGTTGATGTGGGAACCTTAGATCATTATGAAAATGTTCACTTTAAAAAGAACAGAAAACTATCACCATACCTTCCGATTCTTACAACAGTAGGAAATCATGAGACATACGGTACTTTAGGAATGAATTCTTACTATGCCCATTTTAATATTGATGAAATTAAATACAAAAACATCAGCTCAGGTAACGAAAACTATTATGCTCAACAAGCAGGTAACGTACTTTTTGTAAGTTTAAGTTCTGAACATACAGGTTCTGCACAGCAAACTTGGCTTCAGCAGATTTTGACTGAAGCAAATAATGATCCTACAGTTGACTGGATTATTTCATTAAGCCACAGACCTTATCAGGCAGAGCAATATGTTGGTGATATTTCTACCTGGGTAAGAAACAATGCAGTGCCCCTCTTAGCAGGATCTGATAAATATTTGATGCACGTAGGAGCTCATCATCATCTTTATCACAGAGGACAATTAAAAAATACGCCAAACTACCAGATTATTTCTGGTGGAACGGCGTGGGATCAATATTGGGGAATGTCAACAGAACAGGATTTTGATGACGTACAAAAAACATTGACCGATTGGACGTATCAAATCATTGAAGTTGATGTAGCCAACGGAAAAGTAGATATCGAAAGTTATTCTATTGGAGGAATTTATACACAAAAAGACAATGTGTTGATCGACTCATTCCACCGATATAAAAATAAACCGAAACCGCAGAAACCTACAATTACAAATACTTTTTCAGCACCTATAACTTTGCCTTTAACATTAAACGGAAGCGCTTTCTCTTCACAGGCAAACGAACTTTTAAATACAACTCAGTTTTTGGTAAGCAAAGCTCCAGATTTTTCGGTCATCGAAAAAGAATTCTACAGAGATTATGAAAACTGGTTTGGGAAAGATGGAAACGGAAATCCTGACGTAACCAAAAACATAAATGCAGGAATCGATATCACTAAAGCAACTTTTGCAGCCAACTCTATTCCGAATGGAGTATATTATGTAAAAACCCGCTACAGAGACAGAAATATGGAGTGGAGTGATTGGAGCGATGTAAAACAATTTGAGATCACAGGAAGTGTAGTTTCAAATCCTAACCTTATTTTAAATAAGACAGAATATTTGCAGAATGAAGCAATTATAGCAACTTACAATGACGGACCGGGAAATCAGCAGGATTGGGTAGGACTTTATAAAAAAGGTCAGAACCCAGCAACTACAACTTCACAAGGTTATGTTTATACCAATGGACAAACTTCAGGAATTGCAACTTTTGCAAACGGTTTGGCAACAAAAGGACAATATTTTGCAGGATTTTTTGCCAATAATGGATATACAGAAATTGCTCCCAGAAAAGAATTTTATGTAGGACCAAAAGTTGTACTTCAGACAACTGCTGATGCATATGCGGTTGGAGGAACGGTTGTCGTTAATTTCTCCAATGGACCAAATTTAACAAAAGACTGGATCGGAATTTACAAAATGGGACAAGTTCCGGGACCAACTCCGGCCGCAAAATGGAGCTATGTAACAACTGCTTCTGGAACTCTTAATTTTACAGGTCTTCCAAAAGGATATTATTATGCTCAATATTTTCTTGAAGACGGTTATACAACAGTAGGAGAAAAAGTTTTCTTTAAAGTAGGTGATATCGTTACAGAACTTTGGATCAATAAACCAGTGTATACATTGGGTGAAAATATTACCGCTTCATGGACGGACTCTCCGGGAATTATCAAAGACTGGTTGGGAATTTATCCTCAAAGTATTTCGGTTCCTGATGATCAATTCATTTCATATACTTATTTTGATGGTTTAGCTCAAGGTACAAAAGCCATTACAGGAAATGTAAATGGAGTACCAACCGCAGCAGGTAATTATTATATGGTGATGTTTACCAACGATTCTTACACAGAAGTTTCAAACAGAGTACAGTTTCAGGTTACTGCCGGAACTTTAGGAACTGAAGAAACTAAAAATAAGACCGAGAAAAATGTAGTTATATATCCTAATCCTACAAAACCTGGTCAGCCAACTTTTATTAAAAGTGATTATCCGATTGAGAAAATAGAGTTGCTGTCTGCTACAGGTCAGCTTCTATACAAATCTGAGAACGTACAAAATCAGCGTTTTTCTTTAGTAAATGAGAATCTTCCAAAAGGCGTTTACTTTGTAAAAGTTCATACCAGAAAATTATTTACTTTAAAATTGATCATAGAATAA
- a CDS encoding DUF3575 domain-containing protein, with product MKKLLFALIPIISNLIFAQESKESNWILKLNATQLVDVVSYPTLQISAERKINPYFSVNAEFGYQLYDFSKADTLLLKSKGFKTNLEGRVYLFKLLNSRIESKRNEFYVGLQLFYRENEGTNSVDFSPKSDETKFYTDNFETKRTAKGFNITFGNQISISKKIILEPYLGLGMMNRKINNSDIEYDQIKDTRIGTGLKPLFQKLNLEESSGNVFNFCFGLRVGYRL from the coding sequence ATGAAAAAACTTCTATTTGCTCTTATTCCGATAATCTCAAATTTGATCTTTGCACAAGAATCAAAGGAAAGCAATTGGATTTTGAAACTAAACGCGACGCAATTAGTCGATGTAGTTTCTTATCCGACTTTACAAATTTCTGCCGAAAGAAAAATCAATCCATATTTCAGTGTGAACGCAGAATTTGGATATCAATTATATGATTTTAGCAAAGCAGATACTCTATTATTAAAGTCTAAAGGTTTTAAAACTAATCTTGAAGGAAGAGTTTATTTATTCAAATTGCTCAATTCAAGAATCGAGTCTAAACGAAATGAGTTTTATGTGGGACTACAATTGTTTTACAGAGAAAATGAAGGTACAAATTCCGTAGATTTTTCGCCAAAAAGTGATGAAACAAAGTTCTATACAGATAATTTTGAAACCAAAAGAACAGCAAAAGGTTTTAATATTACTTTCGGAAATCAAATTTCAATATCAAAAAAAATCATTTTAGAACCTTATTTAGGATTGGGAATGATGAATAGAAAAATTAACAACAGCGATATTGAATATGACCAAATAAAAGATACCCGAATTGGAACTGGCTTAAAACCACTTTTCCAAAAATTAAATTTGGAGGAAAGTTCAGGAAATGTTTTTAATTTTTGTTTTGGATTGAGAGTTGGATATAGATTGTAG
- a CDS encoding ABC transporter ATP-binding protein gives MKILLNYLKPYKWLIIASLLLASINQVFSLFAPAITGNILDKLVNQPNYFDKEKLIPRTLNEYLYGTDIYHGVFYFLGLLIGTAMISRIAKAFQDYVVSVIIQKFGAKIFTDGLQHSMRLPFQEFEDQRSGETLSILTKVREDSVKFINNFINVFFGILVSIIFVSVYAIRLHWSIMPVYVVGIILIAVVTNLLSKRIKTIQKNIVTETTALAGSTTESLRNIEIVKSLGLTNQEVERLNNNTYKILNLELRKVKSIRSLSFVQGTLVNFLQQVITFTLLLLIFKNIVTPGQYLSLMFYGFFIFGPMQEIGNIIISYREAEASLQNFDRVMKKEVEPKPLNPKKIGAIEELEFKNVSFQHQSAQYKALNFISFDVKNGETIAFVGPSGSGKSTLVKLLVGLYRPQEGSIFYNNVDGKEFDFDELRNQIGFVTQDTQLFAGTIRENLLFVNPSATEEDLQLALKKSSCSALLERAEKGIETVIGEGGLKLSGGEKQRIAIARALLRKPHLLIFDEATSALDSITEEEITTTIKEISKEKEQITVLIAHRLSTIMHADRIYVLERGQVIETGSHLRLIEEKGLYYAMWRQQIGERKATELPLA, from the coding sequence ATGAAAATTCTATTAAATTATTTAAAACCTTATAAATGGCTGATTATTGCTTCGCTTTTGTTAGCTTCTATCAATCAGGTCTTTTCGTTATTTGCTCCTGCCATAACGGGAAATATATTAGATAAGTTGGTTAACCAGCCTAATTATTTTGATAAAGAAAAACTGATCCCCAGAACTTTGAATGAATATCTCTACGGAACCGATATTTATCACGGTGTATTTTATTTTTTGGGGCTGTTGATCGGAACTGCAATGATTAGCCGAATTGCGAAAGCTTTTCAGGATTATGTAGTGAGCGTTATCATTCAAAAATTTGGGGCGAAGATTTTCACCGATGGTTTACAACATTCTATGAGATTGCCTTTTCAGGAATTTGAAGATCAGAGAAGTGGCGAAACCCTTTCTATCTTAACTAAAGTACGTGAAGATTCTGTAAAGTTCATCAATAATTTCATTAATGTATTTTTTGGAATTTTGGTAAGTATCATTTTCGTTTCTGTATATGCAATTCGTTTACACTGGTCGATCATGCCGGTTTATGTTGTTGGAATTATTCTTATTGCTGTTGTAACCAATTTACTGAGTAAAAGAATTAAAACCATCCAAAAAAATATAGTTACCGAAACGACAGCTTTGGCCGGAAGTACTACGGAAAGCCTTAGAAATATTGAGATTGTAAAAAGTTTGGGACTGACCAATCAGGAAGTAGAACGTTTAAATAACAACACTTACAAAATCCTGAATCTGGAGTTGAGAAAAGTAAAAAGTATCCGTTCGCTAAGTTTTGTACAAGGAACTTTGGTGAATTTTTTACAGCAGGTGATCACCTTCACTTTATTATTATTGATCTTTAAAAATATCGTAACTCCGGGACAATATTTATCACTGATGTTTTACGGATTCTTTATTTTCGGACCGATGCAGGAAATCGGAAACATCATTATTTCTTATCGTGAAGCGGAAGCATCTCTTCAAAATTTTGACCGAGTGATGAAAAAAGAGGTCGAGCCCAAACCTTTAAATCCGAAAAAGATCGGAGCAATTGAAGAGTTAGAATTCAAAAATGTTTCATTTCAACATCAGAGTGCTCAATATAAAGCGCTTAATTTTATTTCATTTGATGTAAAAAATGGTGAAACGATTGCTTTTGTAGGGCCAAGTGGATCAGGAAAAAGTACTTTGGTGAAATTATTAGTAGGATTATACAGACCACAGGAAGGAAGTATTTTTTATAATAATGTTGACGGAAAGGAGTTTGATTTTGATGAATTGAGAAATCAGATTGGTTTTGTAACACAGGACACCCAACTTTTTGCAGGAACAATAAGGGAAAATCTTCTGTTTGTAAACCCTTCTGCAACGGAAGAAGATCTACAATTGGCTTTAAAAAAATCAAGCTGTTCCGCTCTTTTAGAACGTGCTGAAAAAGGAATAGAAACCGTTATTGGTGAAGGTGGTTTAAAATTAAGCGGTGGTGAAAAACAGAGAATTGCCATTGCAAGAGCTTTGTTGAGAAAACCTCATCTTCTTATTTTTGATGAAGCCACTTCTGCTTTAGACAGTATTACTGAAGAAGAAATTACAACCACGATCAAAGAAATTTCTAAAGAAAAAGAACAGATCACTGTTTTGATCGCGCATCGATTAAGTACGATCATGCATGCAGACAGAATTTATGTTCTGGAACGCGGACAAGTCATCGAAACGGGTTCTCATTTACGATTAATTGAAGAAAAAGGATTGTATTATGCGATGTGGAGACAGCAGATCGGAGAAAGGAAGGCGACAGAATTACCTTTGGCTTAA
- the rplS gene encoding 50S ribosomal protein L19 gives MDLLKYVQDKYITKKEFPEFKAGDTITVYYEIKEGQKTRTQFFKGTVIQLRGTGSTKTFTIRKMSGDVGVERVFPINMPALQKIEVDRRGRVRRSRIYYFRDLRGKKARIKDAAYKKK, from the coding sequence ATGGATTTATTAAAGTACGTACAAGACAAGTACATTACAAAAAAAGAATTCCCTGAATTCAAAGCTGGTGATACAATCACTGTGTATTACGAGATTAAGGAAGGTCAAAAAACTAGAACTCAGTTCTTCAAAGGAACTGTTATCCAATTGAGAGGAACAGGTTCTACAAAGACTTTTACAATCAGAAAAATGAGTGGTGATGTAGGTGTAGAAAGAGTTTTCCCTATCAACATGCCTGCTCTTCAAAAAATCGAAGTTGACAGAAGAGGTAGAGTTAGAAGATCTAGAATCTACTACTTCAGAGATCTTAGAGGTAAAAAAGCGAGAATTAAAGACGCTGCTTACAAGAAGAAATAA
- a CDS encoding CoA transferase subunit A, whose protein sequence is MIDKRVKNAAEAIEGIQDGMTLMLGGFGLCGIPENSINALVESDVKDLTCISNNAGVDDFGLGLLLHKRQIKKMISSYVGENAEFERQMLSGELDVELTPQGTLAEKCRAAQAGIPAFYTPAGFGTEVAEGKEVKDFKGKPHILEHAYEADYSIVKAWKGDHAGNLIFKGSARNFNHPMAGAGKITIAEVEELVEPGELDPNQIHIPGIMIQRIFQGENFEKRIEQRTVRKKD, encoded by the coding sequence ATGATAGATAAAAGAGTAAAAAATGCCGCAGAAGCGATTGAAGGAATCCAGGATGGAATGACTTTAATGTTGGGAGGATTCGGACTTTGTGGAATTCCAGAAAATTCAATCAACGCTTTGGTAGAAAGTGATGTAAAAGATTTGACATGTATTTCAAACAACGCGGGAGTTGACGATTTCGGATTGGGATTATTGCTTCATAAAAGACAAATTAAAAAGATGATCTCATCTTATGTGGGGGAAAATGCAGAATTTGAAAGACAAATGTTGTCGGGCGAATTGGATGTTGAATTAACGCCACAAGGAACTTTAGCAGAAAAATGCCGTGCTGCCCAAGCTGGAATTCCTGCATTTTATACTCCTGCAGGATTCGGAACGGAAGTCGCAGAAGGTAAAGAAGTAAAAGATTTCAAAGGAAAGCCACATATTCTAGAACATGCTTACGAAGCAGATTATTCAATCGTAAAAGCTTGGAAAGGTGATCACGCAGGAAACTTGATATTTAAAGGTTCAGCAAGAAACTTCAACCATCCAATGGCAGGAGCTGGGAAAATTACCATTGCTGAAGTAGAAGAATTGGTAGAACCGGGAGAATTAGATCCAAACCAAATTCACATTCCAGGAATTATGATTCAAAGGATCTTCCAAGGTGAAAATTTTGAAAAAAGAATAGAACAAAGAACGGTTAGAAAAAAAGATTAA
- a CDS encoding CoA transferase subunit B, which yields MLTKEQIAQRISKEVKDGYYVNLGIGIPTLVANYVPDNLSVEFQSENGVLGMGPFPFEGEEDADIINAGKQTITILDGGSFFDSAFSFGMIRSQKVDLTILGAMEVSENGDIANWKIPGKMVKGMGGAMDLVASAENIIVAMMHVNKAGESKILKKCSLPLTGINCVKKVVTELAVLDVTPAGFKLVERAPGVSVEHIIKSTEADLIIEGEIPEMQF from the coding sequence ATGCTAACTAAAGAACAAATTGCACAAAGAATTTCAAAAGAAGTAAAAGACGGATATTATGTAAACTTAGGAATCGGAATTCCAACATTGGTTGCCAATTACGTTCCTGATAATCTTTCAGTAGAGTTTCAAAGCGAAAACGGAGTTTTAGGAATGGGACCATTTCCTTTTGAAGGAGAAGAAGATGCCGACATTATCAACGCCGGAAAACAGACCATTACCATTCTTGATGGCGGTTCATTTTTCGATTCTGCATTCAGTTTTGGGATGATCAGAAGCCAAAAAGTAGATTTAACGATCCTTGGAGCAATGGAAGTTTCAGAAAATGGAGACATCGCCAACTGGAAAATCCCGGGAAAAATGGTGAAAGGAATGGGAGGCGCAATGGATTTGGTAGCTTCAGCTGAAAATATAATCGTTGCGATGATGCACGTTAACAAAGCTGGTGAAAGCAAAATTCTAAAGAAATGTTCACTTCCTTTAACCGGAATTAACTGTGTGAAAAAAGTGGTTACAGAATTAGCAGTTTTAGATGTAACTCCGGCTGGTTTCAAATTGGTTGAAAGAGCTCCGGGAGTATCAGTAGAACACATTATAAAATCAACAGAAGCAGATTTGATCATTGAAGGTGAAATTCCTGAAATGCAATTCTAA